The genomic window TGTCGGTACGGACCTTCCAGTGCTGGGGTGCCAATGATGGCGAGGTCAAGCTTTGCATCAAGCAGGTCTGGGGGGCGGCGGTGTAGCGTGACATCGACAGTCAGCCGGGATAAAGCTCCAGGAACTCGATCAAGAGCGGTAGCAGCACTCGCCGACCGTACGAATGCGGCGCAGAAATTCGCATGGTCCGGAGATACGCGGGAGCTCTCCGTGGGCGACGCGCATCACTCGGCGCGGGCGTCCAACATGTGTCGTACATGAGGTATCAGTTCCTCCGCTTCTCTCGTCGGGTACATTCGCCGGGTGGAACGAATGAAAAGCTGAATTCCCAGAGAGGCTTCGAGCGCGGCGATCTGCTTGCTGACCGTAGCCTGCGGAACGTTCAATGCTCGTGAGGTCTGGGAAAAATTCCTGCGATCCATGAGTTCGGCGAAGATTTCGTAGGCCTGAAGCCGATCGCTCATATCGATTTATTCCATTTTTGATAAGTCATATGCGATAATTTATCTTTCATTGACCGACCTGTCGATCTATTTTTACACAGGAGATCAAGGGAGGAAGCTATGACAAAGAAAATTGCCATCATTGGTGCGGGCACTGCGGGCTGCAACTGGGCTCTACCTGCTGCAAAAAGGGATCACACCACGTCTGTACACAGACCGTGCTCCGAGGACTACGCAGGTTCGCGATTGATGAACACGGTCGCCCACCACCATGTTACGGTCGAGCGTGAGGATTATACTCGGATGCAATCACTGGCCATCGAAGGAATACGGCTATTTCGGTCACTACTACTACATCGCACGCCGGACCCGATCCATATCTTGGCGACTTGGCGCAACCCAGCCGCGCCGTCGACTACCGCATCTATCAGCCGGCGCTCTTGCAAGACTATATCGACCGCGGCGGCGAGGTGGTTTACGGTCCTGTTGAGCATGACCAGATCGAATGCATTTCTGACGAGAGCGACTTACCGTAATTTGTACCGGCAAAGGCGCGATCGGACAGATGTTTGGCCGCGATGACAGCTACTCTCCTTACGAACGCCCGCAACGAATGCTCTGCGTCGGTTTGTTCAAAGGCATCGCTGAGACCGAAACGCGCGCTGTGACGATGTATTTTTTCTCCTGGCGCGGCGAACTTATCGAGATCCCGACGTGGTCGTTCAACGGGTTCTGCAAGGCTCTCGTCTTTGAAAACCACATTGGCGGAGATCTTGAGATCCTCGCCCGCACCAAATATGATGATGACCCGCGTGCGTTCCTTGATCTGATGCTCGAGAAGATCAAAGCACACTACCCGACTCTTTATGCGCGCATTGATCGCGATGAGTTCGATCTTGCCAATTCGCCAATGGATATTTTGCAGGGCGGTGTCACCCCCACTGTTCGCAAGAGCCACACGCGGCTTGGCAATGAAAGTTGGCAATTGCCCTGGGTGACGTCCATGCTGTCGTTGATCCGGTGCTGGGCAAGGGGCCAATATGGCATCCTATGCTGCGGTCATTCTTGGTGAGGAGATCGTTGAAAACGACGTCTTCGACCAGCGTTCCTAGAGAAGTTCGATGCACGCCGTGGCGACCGCGTCGTATGCGCAACCCGCTGGACAAACTACATGCTCGACAATTTGGCGTCTCTCGATCCGAGTCTGTTGGAGTTCATCGGCGGCATGGCGCAAAACGCGCACTGGCAGATCAGTTCACCGAAGGCTTCAACCATCCTGAGCGTCAGTGGGATATCTTCTCCAGCCCTGAGCGTGTGAGGTCCACCATAGCAAGCGCACAGCAGGCGATGGCGGCCGAGTGAGGAAAATCGGTGCAGCGTGCAACCTGCGCCAGTTTTTGCCAGGGTTTTGCTAGGAAAAAATAGATTATGAAAACCAAACTAATCTGCGCGCAGCACTGCTTGCTGCAACCGCCACACATGTGCAGGCTCAGGATGCTGGGCCCTGGTCGCTACGGCTCGGGTTGTCGCATATCGGGATGAATGAAAGCGCCGACATTTCACTGGGAGTGCTACGGTTCCGGGCGCGAGCTTCACCACTGACGATGATTTGACGCGACAATTGGCATCGGATATCGCTTTTCGGAGCGTTTTTCGGCAGAGTTAACTGTTGGTATCCCACCCACCGCACCTTGAACGGTTCAGGGCCACTCTCTGGCCTCGAATTGGGCAAGGTCACTTATGGGCCGGCCACATTGACCGGACTCTATCATTTCCCTGAATTCGGCAATGGCCTTGATGCCTATGTCGGCGGCGGCGTGAATTATACGATTATTTTTGACACGAGTGATGGCGCGATTGATGGCTTCGACGTGGACAATGCGTTTGCGCCGATCATTCAGGCTGGAATTGAGGGACCCTTGGGCAACAAGACGGGATGGTTCCTCGATGCGAAGTACATCGCACTTGAGACCAAGGCGCGTGGTACCGTTGGTGGGGTGCCAGCAGAAGCAGACATTACGCTTGATCCCCTGATCGTAACTGCGGGCGTCGTCGTACACTTTTAAATTTAAAAGCATTGACGCTCATCATTTCTCACAGGGCAAGCAAGAAAAAAGGAGAAGATCATGGTTGATGATCAAACATTTCGCGCGGCTCTCGCTGAATTGGCTGCGGGGTAAACATCGTAACCACTCGCCTCGGAGAGGAGCGCCGAGGCATCACAGCGACCGCTGTCTGTTCAGTATGCGCAGAGCCCGCAACAATTCTGGCCTGCACTAACCAAAACACCGGGACCTTCAAGATGATCCGCGACGCGGGTCATTTCGCAGTCAATATTCTCGATTATGAACACCAGAACACTGCTGAAACTTTCGCCGGGCGGAGTGGGCTTCAAGGCGATGATCGGTTTGAGTCGTCGGCTTGGGCAAATGGAGATGTCCTGGGATGCCAGTTCTGAATGGCGCAACCGCCTTGGAATGCGAAATTTCAGAGATCGTCAATTCCGGGACGCATGCAGTAATATTCGGTCGCGTAGTTGGCGCCAAGGTTCAGGGTATCACGCCCTTGGTTTACCATGGCGGTAGCTTTCGCGGCCTGACCGACGCCAACAAACGGGTGCCAGCCTGAGATTTCCGGGTTCGTAGAAAAAATGTCACGGACCATCAACACTAAGGGAGGATACTATGACTGACGAACACGTCGAACCGTGGAAGCTTACACTCCGCGACATTATGGCCGGGAACGGTGTACTGATGATTTTTGCTGCACTGGTGGGTGGGCTTGGCTACTGGATGTTCTTGCTGGGCGGCTTCGAGATTGTCCCGGGCTTTTTCGTCTCCTTTCAACTGCCCGGCACCGAACATGGATGGCGCGGAACCCATACCGGGCCAGTCTTGAACGGTCTTATGACAATCGCAGTCGCATTTGTTATACCTCATCTGAATTTCTCGGAAAAATGGGGTAAGATTTGGGGCTGGATCGTCATGCTGGACGGTTGGTCGAACGTTGTTTTCTATTGGGGATCCAACTTTTCGCCGAACCGGGCCCTAGCATTTGGCGACACGCCAATCGGCCCGTCCAACATTTTCAGCTTCATCGGACTCGCTCCGGCGTATGTGTTCGGCGTGCTGAACATGATCGCTCTGGTGGCGATTGGGCGTCAGGCAATAATCGTCGCAAAATCGCGCCGTGACAGAGGTGACCTCGCTGTAGGGACCCGCGGCGTCGTTTGACGGCAATGCCTCATCTCATAAAAGGAGGGATCTATGTATTGTCTTTGCGTTGAATATCCCACCCCGGTCGACCCGGACTACTTTAGGAACTATTACGATACGAGGCATCTCCCACTTGCGCAGCGACTCCCAGGTCTGATTTCCTACGAAGTGGCCTATCCTTCGCCGCTTAGGGAAGGTGCGCACTCGCCCTTCTGTGTCTTTCGCGCCTATTTCGCGTCGCCTGACGACATGCAGAAGGCCCTGTTTTCGGAAGAGGGGTCGGAAGTTGCCAGCGATGTGCCGAACTACTCGCCGAATGGGTGTCATATGTTTCACCATCCGGTCAATCTCACAAAGCAGGCTGCGGCATGACGCGGGTTCACAGCACAAATCCGCGTTGCATGGGAAAGTTGGCAGCGAGCCTGTTGGCCAATTCCTATCCCGCGTTTTGCACTTCTTCAGAGGAAATTCCACCATGTCCACGACATTAAGCCCGAACGTCCCATGTCCACAAATGGGGCGACCTTTCCTGTCCTCAACCCCTCGTCGGGTGAGGTAGCAGGATATGCCCCGAACGCCTCGCTCGCCGATCTCGATATTGCAGTGGCCGCTGCACAAGCCGCATTTAAAACTTGGTCCAAACTGTCTTCTGACGAGCTTCAAGCATATTGTGAAAAGGTCGCGACCACGATTGGCGAACATGCCGAGGAGCTGGCCGTTCTGATCACCAAGGAACAGGGCAAGCCTCTGAACGGACTTGGCTCGCGCTGGGAACTCGGTGGCGCGCAGGCTTGGGCCGGCTATTCCGCAAGCCTGTCGCTGCCAGTCAAGATCCTTCAAGACAATAACGAGGGCCATGTCGAACTGCACCGTAAACCCCTTGGCGTGGTCGGCTCCATCACCCCGTGGAACTTCCCCGTGATGATCGCGATTTGGCACATCATGCCGGCGCTGCGCACCGGCAATACCGTGGTGGTCAAGCCCTCACCCTTAACGCCACTTTCAACCATACGTCTTGGGGAGATTATGAGTGAGGTCCTGCCCTCAGGCGTGGTCAATGTCGTGACCGGCGACGACAAGGCGCTCAACCTCGGAGCCGCCATGTCGGCCCACACGGGCATCCGCAAGATCGTTTTCACCGGCTCTTGCGCGACGGGTCAGAAGGTCATGCAATCGGCCGCCGAAACCATGAAGCGTCTAACGCTGGAGATGGGCGGCAATGACGCCGGTATCGTCCTTCCCGATGCTGATCCCAAGGCGATTGCAGAGGGGCTGTTTTGGGGCGCGTTCATCAACAACGGCCAGACTTGCGCGGCCATGAAGCGCCTGTATGTACACGACTCGATCTATGACGAGGTCTGCGAAAACCTGGTCGCCTTTGCCAAGAACATTCCGGTCGGCGACGGGATGAACGAGGACAGCGTCCTTGGGCCGATTCAGAACGCCATGCAATTCGACAAGGTGCGGCGGCTTGTCGATGCGGGCGAGTCTGAGGGCCGGGTGCTTCTCGGCGGCGTGCCAGGCGAGGGTCTGTTCTTTCCGCCCACCATCATCGCCGACCTGTCGCAAGACAACCTTCTGGTCACCGAGGAGCAGTTTGGCCCGGTGCTTCCTGTGATCCGCTACACGGATGTGGAAAAGGCCATCGCGGCGGCGAATGACTCAAACAATGGTCTGGGAGGCTCGATCTGGACCTCCGACATCGAGAAAGGCCGCGAACTTGCCAAGCGGATGGAATGCGGATCGGTCTGGATCAACAAGCACGGTGCCATCCAGCCAAACGCGCCTTTCGGTGGGGTTAAGCAATCTGGCCTTGGGGTCGAGTTTGGCGAAGAGGGTCTCGCTGAGTATACTGATATTCAGGTGATCTTCTCTTAAACTTAGGATCGCAAAATCAAAGGAGCGGAACTCGAGATCGATCCGCTTCCACTTTCACGGATCGAATTCCCCCTCGGTTCGGGTAAGTTAAAATATTTGTATGGTCCAACCGAATGAAGGAGATCTGAGTGCTGGAATATCTTTAAATGTTCAACTCTCATTGAAAAAGAGCCAAAGAAAGGGAAGCCCGGGTGCCGGGCTTGAAAGGATAGAGAGAGTCTCATCCGGGCCCGGCGTGACAAGGACCCTGACCATGGCCAAGACCACTACCGGACCGAAACCCGCCACCGCGACGAAAACCGAAGCCGCCGGATTGGCAACGCCCGCCAGCGCTTCCGATATCCGCCTGATCCCGCTCGACCAGTTGGAACCCAGCCCGCTCAATGTCCGCAAAGTCGCCACAAGTGAGAAGGATGACGCGGAACTCTTCGCAAGTATTCGAGAGACTGGCATCAAGCAAAATCTGGTGGTCCATGCGCTGTCAGAGACACGTTTTGCGGTCGATGCTGGTGGTCGCCGTCTCAAGGCGCTGAAGCAGCTTGCCGATGACGGTATCATCCCCGCAGATCATCCTGTGCCCTGCCTCGTCGAAGATGAGCGCAATGCCATCCTCACCTCCGCCACAGAAAACCTCCAGCGGGTAGCGATGCATCCGGCTGACCAATTCGAGGCTTTTGAGGCGATGATCGCCGAGGGACGCAGCGAGGACGAGATTGCGCTGAAGTTCGGCGTTTCCGTCGACCTGGTGCGCCGCCGCCTCAAACTCGCCCGTGTCGCGCCGGAGATCATCGAGCAGTTTCGCGCGGGCGATTTGACCCTCGAATGCGTGATGGCCTTCACGCTGACCGACGACCATGATCGCCAACTGGCGGTCTGGAACGCGGTAAAGGGCGGCTATCACATCCATCCCCAGAGCATCAAACGCCACCTGACCGAGACCGCGCATTCCGCCAACTCGGCCCTCGGGCGCTTTGTCGGTATCGAGGCCTATGAGGCGGCCGGTGGCGTCCTGCTGCGCGATCTCTTCGACGATCGTGCCAGCGCCCATATGGAAAACCCCGAGCTCCTAGAGCGTCTCGCCATCGAAAAACTGCAGGCTGCGGCCAAACCCTTCGAGGCGGAGTGGAAATGGGTCGAGGTGCATCTCTCGGTGGATTACGGCGCGTTTCGCAGTTTCGGGCGGGTCTATCCGCGGGACATCGAACCCGATCCGGACCTGCTTGCCGAAGAAGAGCGTCTCGTCGCACGCGAAGAAGAACTGGCGGCGCAGAATGACGGTGAGGATTGGACGGACGCCGAGACCGACGAATACTATGCCATCGAGCCGCGTTTGCGTGAGATTGAAGCCCTTCAGCGCGAACGGCAGCCCTATGCCGACGAGGATCGCGCCATCGCCGGCGTGGTTCTGACCATCGGCCATGACGGGGCGTTGCGCGTCGAGAAGGGCCTCGTGCGGCCCGAGGATATTCCCGCCGCGCCCGAACCTGACGAGACCACCGCAGATGCGGATGGCGCCCCCTCCCCTGCCCACCCACACGTGACGCCGCCGACCTCCTCCACGCCGGTGCCGAGCTCCGACCCGGCCGCGACGTTGCGCAAGGCGGACGGGATTTCAGCGAGCCTCGCCGACGATCTGCGTGCGACGCGCCAGCATATCCTGCGGGCGCATCTGGCGGCGGATTTCGAGGTGGCGTTCGATGCGATGCTCTATGCGCTCTGCGAGCAGGCTCTGGGGCGGTCCTACAACAACGAGGCGCTCGACATCTCGATCCGGCCTTTCCAGGCGCAGAACCGCGAGGTGCTGCATGGGGATACTGTCGCCCAGAAGATGCTCGAGGCACTGGAACAGGACCTCGCCACCGACTGGATGAAGCTGGAGAAGCCCGAGGACTTCCGTGCGATGTCGGCGCTGCCTGTCGCAGACAAGCAGGCGCTCTTCGCCTGGGCATCAGGTCTGGCGCTCAAACCGCAGCTTTCCTCCGACAATCGCCCCTCCCCGATCATCGAGGAGATTGGCGCGCGTCTTGACGTCGATTTGGCGGCCTGCTGGCGCCCGACCGCGCAGAACTACTGGGGTCGGGTCAACAAGGGCCATGCAGTGGCCACGGCGCGCAAGCTGATCGGCGCGGATTACGCCGAGGATCGCAATCGCGAGCGCAAGGCTGATCTCGCGGCCGCGATGGAGCGGGCTTTCGCGGAAACGGCCGGGCAGACGGAAGGTTTCGACGCCGCCACGGTCGCCAGGACGACACGCTGGCTGCCCGAAGGCATGGTGTTTGCCGGTGCGGCGGACGTCGGTGCCGACATGGTTGGTGATGCGTCGGAGACCGACGAAGGGGACGTGCCCGCCACCGATCCTCTGACCGAGGCGGAGAGCGACGAACCGTCATCCTTGCCCGCCTTCCTCAGTGGGCATGCGGCCTGACGAAGCAAACACCGATCTGATTGCCACATGAGCTTTGGGCCGCCCTCACATCGAGGGCGGCTCTTTCCGGCTGACGGGTTGCCTACAGCCGATATCGGATCGGCTGGCCCGTCCCGGAGATATCCCATGACCACCACACTCGACCTTGACCCTGTGCGGGAAGCCGCGCTGATCGCCGCGCAGAATGACGCGTTTCGACGTTCCATCCTTGGCAATACCCCGGTCGCCGATGCCCCGCAGGGCCAGTTCGTGATGACACGCGGCGTCGCGGCACTTGGGCCCGACGCCCAACTGGAACTCACCGGCCGCGTCGCCGCGTTCGACGGGTTCAATGCCGATAGCGACCCGCAGGGCTGGCACGAGATGGGGGTCATCGAATTCAATGGCACGACGATCTGGTTCAAGCTCGACCTCTATGACGTCGACTACCAATACGGCTCGCCGGAGCCCTCCGACCCCGAACAGACGCGGCGGATTCTGACCCTGCTTCTGCCGTCGGAATACTGACGCCCTCCGTCCCTAATCACCGCCCCGGACCACCCTTGCACAAAGGGCGGTCCTTTCGGGCTGGCGGGTTTCCAAGGGCCGCGATGGTTGCGTCCCGCCCGCCGCAGGAGACCAGACATGCCCAAGACACTCGACTACCAGATCACTCTGTACCCGGCTCATCGCGATGGCGCATTTGTCGTCACCCAGTTCCAGATGTTGGGGAGCTACCCCGAGAAGCGCGTCCAGGCTG from Celeribacter baekdonensis includes these protein-coding regions:
- a CDS encoding LysR family transcriptional regulator, which translates into the protein MSDRLQAYEIFAELMDRRNFSQTSRALNVPQATVSKQIAALEASLGIQLFIRSTRRMYPTREAEELIPHVRHMLDARAE
- a CDS encoding styrene monooxygenase/indole monooxygenase family protein codes for the protein MFGRDDSYSPYERPQRMLCVGLFKGIAETETRAVTMYFFSWRGELIEIPTWSFNGFCKALVFENHIGGDLEILARTKYDDDPRAFLDLMLEKIKAHYPTLYARIDRDEFDLANSPMDILQGGVTPTVRKSHTRLGNESWQLPWVTSMLSLIRCWARGQYGILCCGHSW
- a CDS encoding OmpW/AlkL family protein; the protein is MNGSGPLSGLELGKVTYGPATLTGLYHFPEFGNGLDAYVGGGVNYTIIFDTSDGAIDGFDVDNAFAPIIQAGIEGPLGNKTGWFLDAKYIALETKARGTVGGVPAEADITLDPLIVTAGVVVHF
- a CDS encoding flavin reductase family protein — protein: MVTTRLGEERRGITATAVCSVCAEPATILACTNQNTGTFKMIRDAGHFAVNILDYEHQNTAETFAGRSGLQGDDRFESSAWANGDVLGCQF
- a CDS encoding flavin reductase family protein, whose translation is MPVLNGATALECEISEIVNSGTHAVIFGRVVGAKVQGITPLVYHGGSFRGLTDANKRVPA
- the styC gene encoding styrene-oxide isomerase StyC, which encodes MTDEHVEPWKLTLRDIMAGNGVLMIFAALVGGLGYWMFLLGGFEIVPGFFVSFQLPGTEHGWRGTHTGPVLNGLMTIAVAFVIPHLNFSEKWGKIWGWIVMLDGWSNVVFYWGSNFSPNRALAFGDTPIGPSNIFSFIGLAPAYVFGVLNMIALVAIGRQAIIVAKSRRDRGDLAVGTRGVV
- a CDS encoding EthD family reductase, which translates into the protein MYCLCVEYPTPVDPDYFRNYYDTRHLPLAQRLPGLISYEVAYPSPLREGAHSPFCVFRAYFASPDDMQKALFSEEGSEVASDVPNYSPNGCHMFHHPVNLTKQAAA
- a CDS encoding aldehyde dehydrogenase family protein is translated as MSTNGATFPVLNPSSGEVAGYAPNASLADLDIAVAAAQAAFKTWSKLSSDELQAYCEKVATTIGEHAEELAVLITKEQGKPLNGLGSRWELGGAQAWAGYSASLSLPVKILQDNNEGHVELHRKPLGVVGSITPWNFPVMIAIWHIMPALRTGNTVVVKPSPLTPLSTIRLGEIMSEVLPSGVVNVVTGDDKALNLGAAMSAHTGIRKIVFTGSCATGQKVMQSAAETMKRLTLEMGGNDAGIVLPDADPKAIAEGLFWGAFINNGQTCAAMKRLYVHDSIYDEVCENLVAFAKNIPVGDGMNEDSVLGPIQNAMQFDKVRRLVDAGESEGRVLLGGVPGEGLFFPPTIIADLSQDNLLVTEEQFGPVLPVIRYTDVEKAIAAANDSNNGLGGSIWTSDIEKGRELAKRMECGSVWINKHGAIQPNAPFGGVKQSGLGVEFGEEGLAEYTDIQVIFS
- a CDS encoding ParB/RepB/Spo0J family partition protein translates to MAKTTTGPKPATATKTEAAGLATPASASDIRLIPLDQLEPSPLNVRKVATSEKDDAELFASIRETGIKQNLVVHALSETRFAVDAGGRRLKALKQLADDGIIPADHPVPCLVEDERNAILTSATENLQRVAMHPADQFEAFEAMIAEGRSEDEIALKFGVSVDLVRRRLKLARVAPEIIEQFRAGDLTLECVMAFTLTDDHDRQLAVWNAVKGGYHIHPQSIKRHLTETAHSANSALGRFVGIEAYEAAGGVLLRDLFDDRASAHMENPELLERLAIEKLQAAAKPFEAEWKWVEVHLSVDYGAFRSFGRVYPRDIEPDPDLLAEEERLVAREEELAAQNDGEDWTDAETDEYYAIEPRLREIEALQRERQPYADEDRAIAGVVLTIGHDGALRVEKGLVRPEDIPAAPEPDETTADADGAPSPAHPHVTPPTSSTPVPSSDPAATLRKADGISASLADDLRATRQHILRAHLAADFEVAFDAMLYALCEQALGRSYNNEALDISIRPFQAQNREVLHGDTVAQKMLEALEQDLATDWMKLEKPEDFRAMSALPVADKQALFAWASGLALKPQLSSDNRPSPIIEEIGARLDVDLAACWRPTAQNYWGRVNKGHAVATARKLIGADYAEDRNRERKADLAAAMERAFAETAGQTEGFDAATVARTTRWLPEGMVFAGAADVGADMVGDASETDEGDVPATDPLTEAESDEPSSLPAFLSGHAA
- a CDS encoding DUF3768 domain-containing protein, yielding MTTTLDLDPVREAALIAAQNDAFRRSILGNTPVADAPQGQFVMTRGVAALGPDAQLELTGRVAAFDGFNADSDPQGWHEMGVIEFNGTTIWFKLDLYDVDYQYGSPEPSDPEQTRRILTLLLPSEY